Part of the Sulfobacillus acidophilus DSM 10332 genome, ATTTACAAGGCGGACGAATTTTGGCGCAAGCGATTGCCGCCCGTCAACTGGAGAATTTAATGATTTTTTCGCCGGATGCCGGTGGGGTTAACCGGGCTCGCCAATTGGCGAAATTCCTGGGGGCGCCCTTGGGGTTTATCGACAAACGGCGGCCGGAACCGAACGTGTCGGAGGTCGTCAATGTGATTGGCAAGGTGCGCGACCGGAGCGTCGTCATCGTCGATGACATGATTGACACCGGCGGCACCATTGCTAAAGCCGCGCAAGCGATTATGGATCTCGGGGCCAAAGCGGTCTATGCGGCCGCGACCCACCCGGTGTTTTCCGGTCACGCCGCGGAGATTCTCCGCCATTCGCCGATTCAAGAAATATTGGTGACGGACACCATTCCGTTGACCGAACCCATGGATCGTACGACCGTCATCTCGGTTGCGCCCCTCTTGGCGGAGGCGATTATGCGGGTGCATGAGGATCTGTCGGTGTCCAAACTGTTCGAGTGAGGCGGCGATGATTCGACTGATTGTGGGGCTAGGCAATCCCGGGCCGGATTACGTCAATACGCGCCATAATGTGGGATTTATGGTTCTCGACGCGTATGCCCGCCATCGGGGGCTTCGCTTTCGGCTGGGACGCTACGGGTACCTGGCGGACAGCGACCAAGGATGGCTGATGAAACCGATGACGTTTATGAATTTGTCCGGCGACGCGGTCGGACCGTTTGTCCGACGGTATCGGCTCACGCCGGATCAGGTGCTGGTCGTCCATGACGACTTGGATTTGCCGCTCGGTCGCATCCGGATTCGGGCGCACGGGTCGAGTGGGGGCCACAACGGAATCAAGTCGATCATTCAAGCCTTGGGGACGGATCGCTTTCCGCGGATGCGCCTCGGTATCTCCCGGCCGCCGGCGTCGATGCCGGTGATTGACTGGGTGTTAGCCCCCTTTTCGGCGGACGAGAGACGGGTGTTACAAGATACGATTGCGCGGGCGGTCGAGGCTCTGGACGGCATCGGTCAGGAGGGGCTGGAATGGGCCATGAGCCGGTATAACGGCTAATCGTACCGGAATTGGGGCACTCTGGAAACAGAGGAGGCCTGATGCCATGGTGCGCTATGAATGTCGCCGGTGCGGCCGGCGTCTCGGCGTCTATCACGGAGCCTGGACGGATCCGGAATTGGGGCTTACCGGACTTTCGTCGGTGGATCAAGCGCAGTTGCTGGAATGGGACGACCAGGGAGCCGTCGTGACGGTAAAAGTTTTGTGTGACCATTGTTTGCCGCTGCCGTGGGACGATAACCTATGGTATAACTAGCTAGAGATCGATGGGATGAATACGGGCTAGCCAATCTAGCCCGTGTTTGCCGTTGGGCAAAGAAAGGATGCGTTATGGGCGAACTGGCGAGCCTCCTGGAGCTGTGGAGCCAATATCCTCCCTATCAAGAGCTGTTGAACCGGTTTCGTAACGGGGGTCACACGGTACAGATCACCGGGCTTTCGGGGTCGTTACCCTCTTTTATGGTGGCAAGCCTCACGGAACACATTCAACGGCCGGCCCTGGTCGTGACCGCCGGTTTTCAAGAGGCCCGTCGGTTGGAAGCCGAGCTGGAGGCCTATCGGCCGGAGGCGCCGCTATATCTTTTGCCGGCGCGCCCCCACATTGTGGGGGATGTACGGGCCGAAAGCTATGAATGGCACGAACGCCGGCTTAAAGCGCTGGATGAAGCGTATCATAATCCTCGCGCGGTCTTGGTGGCACCGGTGGAGGCGGTTCGGCAACGGGTGGTCGCCATGGCCCAGGAACGGATCAGCCTGGCCCCGGGTCAGGTCATTGCCCCGGAAACCGTGGCCGAACAGTTGGTCCATCTGGGGTACGTGCGGGATCCGGAAGTCGAGCAAGAGGGGCACTTTGCCTGGCGGGGCGCGATTATGGACGTGTTTTTGCCGGGGGGGCCGGCGGTGCGTATCGAATGGTTTGACGACGAAGTCGATTCGGTGCGGACCTTCGATCCTGAAACCCAACGGACCACCCAAATGCTGTCGCGGGTCAGTATTGGTCCTGCCCGGGAACTCATTTGGAGTCCCGAGGTGTTAAGTCGCGCCCTCGCGCGGCTGGGCCAGGAATCGGCCGAAGTCATTCGAAACCTCGAAGCCACGGGACATTTTGAGGAGGCCCGGCGTGCCGAAGAGCGGTACGGACGGTATTGGCATGATCTGAGTGAAGGCCGGAGTTTTCCGGGTGTTGAGCGCTTTATGGCCGCTTTTGCCGCGCCCAAAGCGTTGGTGCAGGTGTTTTCCTTGAAACCGTTGGTGATTTTTCACGATTTGCCGCGGGTATTGGAAGCCGTTCGCGGGCAGGCGGTGGAAGCCCAATTGGAACGGGAACGTCGGCTGGAACGAGGAGATTTTTTGCCGGTCGAAGCCGAA contains:
- a CDS encoding Peptidyl-tRNA hydrolase (PFAM: Peptidyl-tRNA hydrolase~TIGRFAM: peptidyl-tRNA hydrolase~COGs: COG0193 Peptidyl-tRNA hydrolase~HAMAP: Peptidyl-tRNA hydrolase~InterPro IPR001328~KEGG: opr:Ocepr_1937 peptidyl-tRNA hydrolase~PFAM: Peptidyl-tRNA hydrolase~PRIAM: Aminoacyl-tRNA hydrolase~SPTR: Peptidyl-tRNA hydrolase;~TIGRFAM: Peptidyl-tRNA hydrolase): MIRLIVGLGNPGPDYVNTRHNVGFMVLDAYARHRGLRFRLGRYGYLADSDQGWLMKPMTFMNLSGDAVGPFVRRYRLTPDQVLVVHDDLDLPLGRIRIRAHGSSGGHNGIKSIIQALGTDRFPRMRLGISRPPASMPVIDWVLAPFSADERRVLQDTIARAVEALDGIGQEGLEWAMSRYNG
- a CDS encoding hypothetical protein (PFAM: Protein of unknown function (DUF2757)) → MVRYECRRCGRRLGVYHGAWTDPELGLTGLSSVDQAQLLEWDDQGAVVTVKVLCDHCLPLPWDDNLWYN
- a CDS encoding ribose-phosphate pyrophosphokinase (PFAM: Phosphoribosyl transferase domain~TIGRFAM: ribose-phosphate pyrophosphokinase~COGs: COG0462 Phosphoribosylpyrophosphate synthetase~InterPro IPR000836:IPR005946~KEGG: adg:Adeg_2078 ribose-phosphate pyrophosphokinase~PFAM: Phosphoribosyltransferase~PRIAM: Ribose-phosphate diphosphokinase~SPTR: Ribose-phosphate pyrophosphokinase;~TIGRFAM: Phosphoribosyl pyrophosphokinase), with the protein product MFEREGVLKIFTGNANRPLAEKIVEHLGIKLGDADVGRFSNGEIRVRLLENVRGSDVFIVQPTSGPVNDNLMELLLLIDATRRASARRVTAVVPFYGYARQDRKERGREPISAKLVANLITTAGAKRVLTMDLHAPQIQGFFDIPVDNLQGGRILAQAIAARQLENLMIFSPDAGGVNRARQLAKFLGAPLGFIDKRRPEPNVSEVVNVIGKVRDRSVVIVDDMIDTGGTIAKAAQAIMDLGAKAVYAAATHPVFSGHAAEILRHSPIQEILVTDTIPLTEPMDRTTVISVAPLLAEAIMRVHEDLSVSKLFE